Proteins co-encoded in one Bacillota bacterium genomic window:
- a CDS encoding NAD(P)-dependent glycerol-3-phosphate dehydrogenase, translating to MALRKVAILGLGAWGSALAVPLTDAGSSVFIWGRRPDAVEKFNSAHENREYLPGVNLEGVTATVDVAVALDRAEVVILAVPTAAAREVCRAAAATIRRTGGLRPALVSTCKGLEEGTYLRISEVAAGEMGDLCSGYAVLSGPNFAIEVGRRLPTATVVACADAALACYLQDVLMTPSFRVYTNPDVVGVEVAGALKNVIALAVGMAEGLGLGYNARAALITRGLAEITRLGTALGADKHTFAGLAGMGDLVLTCMGEYSRNRRAGMALAAGQSLEEFVSSSRSLVEGAQTTRSVVMLARSSGVEAPVAEKVYEVLFEGRRPVDVVGEIMTRDKKTE from the coding sequence ATGGCATTGCGGAAAGTTGCGATACTGGGCCTGGGTGCGTGGGGCAGCGCCCTGGCCGTGCCGCTGACCGACGCGGGGAGCAGTGTGTTCATCTGGGGGCGCAGGCCGGATGCTGTCGAGAAGTTCAACTCGGCCCACGAGAACCGCGAGTACCTCCCCGGGGTGAATCTCGAGGGCGTGACGGCCACGGTCGACGTCGCCGTAGCGCTCGACCGCGCGGAAGTGGTGATACTCGCCGTTCCGACGGCCGCGGCTCGAGAGGTATGCCGCGCTGCCGCCGCAACGATCCGCCGGACCGGCGGGCTCAGGCCGGCGCTGGTGTCAACGTGCAAGGGCCTGGAAGAGGGGACTTATCTCAGGATATCGGAGGTCGCCGCCGGGGAAATGGGCGACCTCTGCAGTGGCTACGCCGTGCTTTCGGGCCCCAACTTCGCCATCGAGGTGGGCAGGCGTTTGCCCACTGCGACAGTGGTTGCCTGCGCTGATGCGGCGCTGGCCTGCTACCTGCAAGACGTCCTCATGACCCCCAGTTTCCGCGTATACACCAACCCCGATGTCGTGGGTGTGGAGGTCGCCGGCGCGCTCAAGAACGTCATAGCCCTGGCGGTCGGGATGGCGGAGGGTCTCGGACTGGGATACAACGCCAGGGCGGCGCTGATCACCAGGGGCCTGGCCGAGATAACCCGCCTCGGCACCGCCCTCGGCGCGGACAAGCACACCTTCGCGGGCCTGGCGGGGATGGGTGACCTCGTGCTCACGTGCATGGGCGAATACAGCCGGAACAGGCGCGCGGGGATGGCGCTGGCGGCGGGGCAGAGCCTGGAGGAGTTCGTCAGTTCGTCGCGCTCACTGGTTGAAGGCGCCCAGACCACCAGGTCCGTAGTGATGCTGGCCCGTTCCTCGGGAGTGGAGGCGCCTGTGGCGGAGAAGGTGTATGAGGTCCTCTTCGAGGGGAGGAGGCCCGTGGACGTGGTCGGCGAGATAATGACGCGCGACAAAAAGACCGAATAG
- the spoIVA gene encoding stage IV sporulation protein A, whose product MEKFDVLKDIAERTGGDIYVGVVGPVRVGKSTFIRKFVELLVLPNIADPNERERARDALPQAAAGRTIMTVEPKFVPDEGVEISFRDNITFRVRLVDCTGYVVPGALGYEEAEAQRMVLTPWVEHEIPFQEAAEIGTKKVISEHSTIGLVITTDGSITDIPRDAYVSAEERVVAELKDLGKPFIVVLNTVNPYTKETSQLAGELEEKYDVSVIPVDCASMTTDDVVLVLEQVLYEFPVKEVNIALPRWVDELEPRHWLKLKFEDAVRDAVANVRRLKDVDRAVNRLSMSELVQEVALKRMDMGTGVADVEIAAREQLFFDILGEMADEKIGDKADLVKIMRVLTTARREYDKVASGLKEVRETGYGMVQPRISEMVFEEPELIRQGNRFGVRLKARAPSIHMIRADISTEVTPLIGTERQCEELVKYLLDQFEDDPKKIWESNMFGKSLHELMREGIQNKLYGMPGNAQEKLQETLTRIVNEGSAGLICIIL is encoded by the coding sequence ATGGAGAAGTTCGATGTCCTGAAGGATATAGCCGAACGAACCGGCGGAGACATATACGTGGGAGTCGTTGGGCCAGTTCGAGTGGGGAAATCCACCTTTATCAGGAAATTCGTCGAGCTTCTGGTGCTCCCTAACATAGCCGACCCGAACGAAAGGGAGCGGGCCAGGGACGCGCTGCCGCAGGCCGCGGCGGGGCGGACGATCATGACGGTCGAGCCCAAGTTCGTTCCCGACGAAGGTGTGGAGATCTCCTTCAGGGACAACATTACCTTCAGGGTGAGGCTGGTCGACTGCACAGGCTACGTGGTCCCCGGAGCGCTCGGCTACGAGGAGGCCGAAGCCCAGCGGATGGTGCTGACGCCATGGGTTGAGCACGAGATACCGTTTCAGGAAGCCGCGGAGATCGGCACAAAGAAGGTCATCTCGGAACACTCAACCATAGGCCTCGTCATCACGACGGACGGCAGCATCACGGACATCCCCCGCGACGCCTACGTCTCCGCTGAGGAGAGGGTCGTCGCCGAGCTGAAGGATCTTGGCAAGCCGTTCATAGTGGTCCTCAACACGGTAAACCCGTACACCAAGGAGACGTCGCAGCTCGCCGGAGAACTCGAGGAGAAGTATGACGTCTCGGTCATTCCGGTGGATTGCGCGAGCATGACCACGGACGACGTCGTTCTGGTCCTGGAGCAGGTGCTGTACGAGTTCCCCGTCAAGGAGGTCAACATCGCCCTGCCCAGGTGGGTTGACGAACTCGAGCCCAGGCACTGGCTCAAGTTGAAGTTCGAGGACGCAGTCAGGGACGCGGTGGCGAACGTCCGGAGGCTCAAGGACGTGGACCGCGCCGTCAACAGGCTGTCGATGAGCGAACTCGTGCAGGAGGTCGCCCTCAAGCGCATGGACATGGGGACCGGGGTGGCCGACGTCGAGATAGCCGCTCGCGAGCAGTTGTTCTTCGACATACTCGGTGAGATGGCTGACGAAAAAATAGGAGACAAAGCCGACCTGGTCAAGATCATGAGGGTTCTGACGACCGCGAGGCGCGAGTACGACAAGGTGGCGAGCGGCCTGAAGGAGGTGCGCGAAACCGGGTACGGCATGGTCCAGCCGCGCATCTCGGAGATGGTGTTCGAGGAGCCCGAGCTGATACGTCAGGGGAACAGGTTCGGCGTCAGGCTGAAGGCGCGGGCGCCGTCCATACACATGATTCGCGCCGACATATCCACCGAGGTCACGCCGCTTATCGGGACGGAGAGGCAGTGCGAAGAACTCGTCAAGTACCTCCTCGACCAGTTCGAGGATGACCCAAAGAAGATCTGGGAATCGAATATGTTCGGGAAATCACTTCACGAGTTGATGAGGGAGGGTATCCAGAACAAGCTCTACGGGATGCCTGGGAACGCCCAGGAAAAGCTTCAGGAGACGCTGACACGGATCGTTAACGAGGGCAGCGCCGGCCTGATCTGCATAATCCTGTAG
- a CDS encoding bifunctional homocysteine S-methyltransferase/methylenetetrahydrofolate reductase, producing the protein MASPFLDSLRSKVLVCDGAVGTQIYEKGVPYGRCLDILNVNEPGLVFSIHEEYVRAGADIIETNTYGANAVKLAAFGYAHRVREINQAGAALARRAASRGVYVAGAVGPLGPGLEPLGIARDADVQSVFEEQVSALAESGVDLIILETLSDLAEACAALRAVKAVCDLPVVCQMSFLGDGYTAAGVSPLTAAARLTPLRPDALGLNCGSGPYDAVTPLRELAGATGGAFPLSVQPNAGVSRGVDGRVVCSSSPAYFASFWGEWVFSGARIIGGCCGTTPDHTRALVDARNRMKAPQTPAQAAIAAPGSRPALEAPAHAFPGKGRPEEPGLVPGRNLLDKMRERFVITVEIDPPKGAGFSRVLAAVRLLRQCGVDSVNIADNPMARMRMSPIALAHLIQEKGGMETILHLTCRDRNLLGLQSDLIGAWALGIRSVLALTGDPPARGDHPGAAAVFDVNSTGLINIVAALNAGHDVSGNSLPEPTRFAVGAAVDPGANDLERELGRLEEKVSAGAAFVLTQPVFDPAVLERFVARASGLRIPVIAGILPLRSARHARFLHNEVPGMVIPEWIRSKMEAAGNDSAAGVQIAADTLREIKPISQGAYITPPFDRYEVVPEILDSL; encoded by the coding sequence GTGGCGTCACCATTTCTTGATTCGTTGCGATCGAAGGTGCTCGTCTGTGATGGCGCAGTGGGGACTCAGATTTACGAGAAGGGTGTGCCGTACGGCAGGTGCCTCGACATCCTGAACGTGAACGAGCCGGGCCTGGTGTTCTCCATACACGAGGAATACGTGCGGGCCGGGGCCGACATAATCGAGACCAACACATATGGCGCCAACGCGGTGAAACTTGCCGCGTTTGGGTATGCCCACAGGGTTCGGGAGATAAATCAGGCCGGGGCGGCACTGGCCCGCCGCGCGGCGTCCCGTGGTGTGTATGTGGCAGGTGCCGTCGGGCCCCTGGGACCGGGCCTCGAGCCCCTGGGTATCGCGCGGGACGCCGACGTCCAATCCGTCTTTGAGGAGCAGGTATCCGCGCTCGCCGAAAGCGGCGTGGACCTGATCATCCTGGAGACTCTCTCAGACCTCGCGGAAGCCTGCGCAGCCCTGCGCGCCGTCAAAGCGGTGTGCGACCTGCCTGTCGTGTGCCAGATGAGTTTTCTCGGGGACGGGTACACAGCGGCGGGCGTCAGCCCGCTCACGGCAGCCGCCCGGCTCACTCCTTTGCGTCCTGACGCCCTCGGGCTCAATTGCGGGTCCGGCCCCTACGACGCCGTGACGCCCCTCCGTGAACTGGCGGGAGCCACCGGCGGCGCGTTTCCGTTGTCTGTCCAGCCCAACGCCGGGGTATCAAGGGGCGTCGACGGTCGCGTGGTCTGCTCTTCCTCACCGGCATATTTCGCCTCTTTTTGGGGCGAATGGGTATTCTCCGGGGCGAGGATCATCGGCGGCTGCTGCGGGACTACGCCCGACCACACACGCGCTCTGGTCGACGCCCGGAACCGGATGAAGGCCCCGCAGACCCCGGCACAGGCCGCTATCGCGGCGCCCGGCTCGCGACCGGCCTTGGAGGCCCCAGCCCATGCGTTTCCCGGCAAAGGCCGTCCCGAGGAACCCGGGCTGGTTCCCGGCCGTAACCTGCTGGACAAGATGCGCGAGCGGTTCGTCATAACCGTGGAGATAGACCCCCCAAAGGGGGCCGGGTTCTCCCGCGTCCTCGCCGCGGTAAGGCTACTGAGGCAGTGCGGTGTGGATTCGGTGAACATCGCTGACAACCCAATGGCACGGATGAGGATGAGCCCGATTGCCCTGGCCCACCTGATCCAGGAGAAAGGTGGCATGGAGACGATCCTTCACCTGACCTGCAGGGACAGGAACCTCCTGGGCCTGCAGTCCGACCTGATCGGCGCATGGGCGCTCGGAATCAGGAGCGTTCTCGCTTTGACGGGGGACCCCCCCGCAAGGGGCGACCACCCCGGAGCCGCCGCCGTTTTCGACGTGAACTCGACCGGGCTCATAAACATCGTTGCTGCCCTCAACGCCGGCCACGACGTTTCCGGGAATTCACTGCCGGAGCCAACCCGGTTCGCCGTCGGCGCGGCCGTGGACCCCGGCGCCAATGACCTGGAGCGCGAACTCGGACGCCTCGAGGAGAAGGTATCGGCCGGCGCGGCGTTCGTGCTGACCCAGCCAGTTTTCGACCCTGCAGTGCTCGAGCGATTTGTCGCACGTGCCTCCGGCCTTCGTATTCCCGTAATCGCCGGGATCCTCCCACTGAGGTCGGCCAGGCACGCGCGGTTCCTCCACAACGAAGTACCGGGGATGGTAATCCCTGAATGGATCCGCTCAAAGATGGAGGCCGCAGGCAACGACAGTGCTGCCGGAGTACAGATCGCCGCGGACACACTGCGTGAAATAAAGCCCATCTCGCAGGGGGCCTATATCACCCCCCCGTTCGACAGGTACGAGGTGGTTCCGGAGATCCTCGATTCGTTGTGA